In Parasphingorhabdus halotolerans, a single window of DNA contains:
- a CDS encoding M16 family metallopeptidase has product MRDLYTPERLLSSTRKLFEGTATRALLTSPVVVDQGKQRLATALDADVKAANGVRVKQAQLGFDALPKIGKKGKIKSAEKIDRFDVEKIILQNGVHVLLFPNTAERSKIMVNVRFGKGYSGLSPNQESLVWTGALALMASGVGDLGQEELDKITTGRRIGLGFDVDNDAFEIKADTRAADLEDQLHLMAAKLKYPRWDAAPVVRARAASLIGYDSFSASPQAVLQRDLEWLVRGKDPRWKTPDKEAFSALTADDFKKFWEPILEDGPIELMIFGDYNRDEAIESVLKTFGALKPREARAIVPGATSPEFPAGKAGPEILVHKGDKDRAAAMVAWPTGGGLDGVRESRKLEVLVSIFNDRMFEILRSKEGASYSPQVVNSWPVEFQTGGYISAGSQLTPDNVDRFFNVADLIANDLRQKPVSEDELKRIVEPLRQLISRASSGNSFWMSQMEGASFNPAKFQVLGTLLSDYTVITPAEVQALAQKYLVDSTKWKLVILPEGDQVAANDNRPLSLADIKSNQQ; this is encoded by the coding sequence ATGCGCGATTTATATACGCCGGAGAGGCTCTTGTCCTCAACACGAAAATTGTTTGAAGGTACGGCAACCCGCGCATTATTAACCTCTCCAGTTGTTGTTGATCAAGGAAAGCAAAGGCTTGCAACGGCTTTGGACGCCGATGTTAAAGCGGCGAATGGTGTGCGCGTCAAGCAAGCACAACTTGGTTTTGATGCACTGCCAAAAATTGGAAAGAAGGGTAAGATAAAGTCAGCTGAGAAAATCGACCGGTTCGATGTAGAAAAGATCATATTGCAAAACGGCGTCCATGTGCTGCTTTTTCCCAACACCGCCGAGCGTAGCAAAATCATGGTCAATGTCAGATTTGGTAAAGGCTATAGCGGTCTGTCTCCCAATCAGGAAAGTCTGGTTTGGACTGGGGCATTAGCACTTATGGCGAGTGGAGTTGGTGATCTTGGTCAGGAAGAGCTGGATAAAATTACCACCGGTCGTCGGATTGGATTGGGCTTTGATGTCGATAATGACGCCTTTGAAATTAAGGCCGATACACGGGCCGCAGATCTTGAAGATCAACTTCATCTCATGGCGGCAAAACTCAAATATCCTCGGTGGGACGCTGCTCCTGTTGTGCGTGCACGTGCAGCCTCCCTGATCGGTTATGATAGCTTCTCTGCATCGCCGCAAGCCGTCTTGCAACGTGATTTGGAATGGCTGGTTCGCGGCAAAGATCCGCGCTGGAAAACGCCCGATAAGGAGGCTTTTTCTGCATTGACAGCTGACGATTTCAAGAAGTTTTGGGAACCTATTTTGGAAGACGGACCTATCGAGTTGATGATATTTGGCGATTATAATCGCGATGAAGCAATAGAATCTGTGCTCAAAACATTTGGAGCACTAAAGCCGCGCGAAGCGCGAGCGATCGTTCCCGGTGCGACATCTCCTGAATTTCCAGCAGGCAAAGCGGGACCGGAAATATTGGTCCACAAGGGCGACAAGGATCGAGCAGCTGCAATGGTCGCATGGCCGACAGGTGGCGGTCTGGATGGTGTCCGAGAAAGCCGCAAACTTGAAGTTTTGGTATCAATTTTCAACGACCGAATGTTCGAGATTCTGCGCTCCAAAGAAGGCGCGAGTTATAGCCCGCAAGTCGTAAATAGCTGGCCAGTAGAGTTTCAAACGGGCGGATACATAAGCGCTGGCAGTCAATTGACCCCTGACAATGTGGATCGATTCTTTAATGTCGCGGATTTGATTGCTAATGACTTACGGCAGAAGCCTGTTAGCGAAGACGAGTTGAAGCGTATTGTGGAGCCGCTTCGTCAGCTCATTTCCAGGGCAAGCAGCGGCAATAGTTTTTGGATGAGCCAGATGGAGGGGGCGAGCTTTAATCCAGCAAAATTCCAAGTTTTAGGGACATTATTGAGCGATTACACTGTGATTACACCAGCAGAAGTGCAGGCGCTTGCGCAGAAATATCTGGTTGATTCCACCAAGTGGAAACTGGTGATATTGCCGGAAGGTGATCAGGTCGCTGCGAATGACAACCGTCCGCTTTCTTTAGCTGATATTAAATCGAATCAACAATAG
- a CDS encoding M16 family metallopeptidase, whose translation MKIKTRGRNRLIALLSFIIAAPLLVPPALAQNSDNDKPQTKTVKEINQDANPLPWLYKGSDVPVDKSWTFGELKNGLRYAVKKNGVPPGQVSIRVRVDVGSLMEEEHERGFAHFMEHLTFRGSKYVPDGEAKRVWQRLGATFGSDSNAETTPTQTVYKLDLPNANRESLGESLKIISGMVSTPGMEQASIDAERPVVIAELQERAGPQTKLQDATRELFFAGQRLATRSPIGTIETLNGANENTVQTFHQRWYRPENTVVVIAGDGDPSVFEALVQQHFSNWKAKGVAGTIPDFGKPEETADSSRVVIEPTLPRFISMVTARPWELVDDTIAYNQQILIDLLALQLINRRLEARARAGGSYLQANVNQDDVSRSIDGTFVSIVPLTEDWEAALKDVRGVIADATANAPSQADIAREISEFDSALAIGAESYATEAARKQADDIVNAVDIRETVATPKSLWMFFAQCAIYIRRRGSCPQHENCLKVRQPAHY comes from the coding sequence ATGAAAATCAAAACACGCGGCCGTAATCGCCTAATCGCTTTGTTATCCTTCATCATCGCTGCGCCGCTCTTGGTCCCGCCGGCGCTGGCTCAAAACAGCGACAATGATAAGCCTCAGACAAAGACGGTTAAAGAAATCAATCAGGATGCCAATCCGCTGCCATGGCTTTACAAAGGTAGCGACGTTCCAGTCGATAAAAGCTGGACCTTTGGCGAACTGAAAAATGGGCTGCGGTATGCAGTGAAGAAAAACGGCGTGCCACCAGGGCAAGTTTCTATCCGCGTGCGTGTTGATGTCGGTTCATTAATGGAAGAAGAGCATGAACGTGGTTTTGCGCATTTTATGGAGCATCTTACCTTTCGTGGTTCTAAATATGTGCCGGACGGCGAAGCCAAAAGGGTTTGGCAGCGTTTGGGTGCTACCTTTGGCAGCGATAGCAATGCAGAAACAACCCCGACGCAGACCGTTTACAAACTTGATTTACCAAATGCCAATCGCGAGAGTCTTGGCGAAAGTCTGAAAATCATCTCAGGCATGGTCAGCACTCCAGGCATGGAGCAGGCTTCTATCGATGCCGAACGGCCTGTGGTTATCGCTGAATTGCAGGAGCGGGCAGGGCCACAAACCAAATTGCAGGATGCGACGCGTGAATTATTTTTTGCAGGTCAACGGCTTGCTACCCGCTCACCTATCGGTACGATCGAAACGCTAAACGGTGCTAATGAAAATACTGTACAAACCTTTCATCAACGCTGGTACAGGCCAGAAAATACCGTGGTGGTCATTGCCGGCGATGGTGACCCTTCCGTTTTTGAGGCGCTAGTGCAGCAGCATTTCTCAAATTGGAAGGCGAAGGGAGTGGCTGGCACTATTCCTGATTTTGGTAAGCCGGAAGAGACTGCAGATAGCAGCCGTGTTGTGATCGAACCTACTTTGCCGCGCTTTATTTCCATGGTTACAGCGAGGCCCTGGGAGCTAGTCGATGATACGATTGCCTATAACCAGCAGATATTAATTGATTTACTGGCATTGCAACTGATTAACCGGCGGTTGGAAGCGCGGGCTCGCGCAGGCGGAAGCTATCTTCAGGCCAACGTCAATCAAGATGATGTAAGCCGCTCGATCGATGGCACTTTCGTTAGCATAGTTCCGTTGACCGAAGACTGGGAGGCCGCGCTAAAGGATGTTCGCGGTGTAATCGCAGACGCTACGGCGAATGCGCCATCGCAGGCTGATATTGCGCGGGAAATCTCCGAGTTTGATTCAGCACTGGCGATTGGTGCGGAAAGCTATGCCACCGAAGCTGCGCGCAAACAGGCAGATGATATTGTCAACGCAGTCGATATCCGTGAGACAGTTGCAACCCCCAAGTCGCTCTGGATGTTTTTCGCGCAATGCGCGATTTATATACGCCGGAGAGGCTCTTGTCCTCAACACGAAAATTGTTTGAAGGTACGGCAACCCGCGCATTATTAA